Proteins encoded within one genomic window of Brachybacterium avium:
- a CDS encoding heavy metal translocating P-type ATPase: protein MMLFVIAGLAAGVILWATGLTTALAVIAYLVLGIVIVVTAIEMAWDLLRGHWGLDILAVIAMIATLAVQEYVAGLIIALMLTGGEALEDLAARRASRELDQLMSRAPAFAQRIHPGTGQVESIGVDEVQVGDELLVRSSEILPVDGVLLSEHATIDESSVTGEPLPASYHAGDGLLSGTVNSTASFTIRAQKVAAESHYASIVRLVEEAVGSRAPMVRLADRYAVPFTVVSLLIAGLAWFLSGDPVRFAEVLVVATPCPLLIAAPVAFMGGMSSAARLNVIIKDGSVLETLAQVRSAAFDKTGTLTQGRADVVEVRPGARTAEETLRLAAAAEQYSVHVFAEAVIAAARARQLALPEVTEAEEVATHGVRASLTGGTVVRVGKPAFIEEVAGPIDRPALRAGETAVYVSVDDELAGLLIVSDPIRPHAAETIARLRAAGVAEIAIVTGDVAPTAESVAQLVGIGTVHAETTPQTKVEIIRAIRPRPVLMVGDGINDAPVLAAADVGIAMAGRGSTVASESAAAVITSNDIARVADVAHVSRRTVHIALQSIWMGIIISVGLMLVAAFGFLPAVVGALLQEVVDVVAIVSALRALQAFKGAQRDRP, encoded by the coding sequence ATGATGCTCTTCGTGATCGCCGGGCTGGCTGCCGGGGTGATCCTGTGGGCGACCGGCCTGACCACGGCCCTCGCCGTCATCGCGTACCTGGTGCTCGGCATCGTGATCGTGGTGACGGCGATCGAGATGGCGTGGGATCTGCTGCGCGGGCACTGGGGCCTCGACATCCTCGCGGTGATCGCCATGATCGCCACCCTGGCGGTGCAGGAGTACGTCGCGGGGCTGATCATCGCGCTGATGCTCACCGGCGGTGAGGCGCTCGAGGACCTCGCCGCGCGTCGGGCGAGCCGCGAGCTGGACCAGCTGATGAGCCGCGCCCCGGCATTCGCGCAGCGGATCCACCCCGGCACCGGGCAGGTCGAGAGCATCGGGGTCGACGAGGTCCAGGTCGGCGACGAGCTGCTGGTGCGCTCCTCGGAGATCCTGCCCGTGGACGGCGTGCTGCTGTCCGAGCACGCGACCATCGACGAATCCTCGGTCACCGGCGAACCGCTGCCCGCGAGCTATCACGCAGGCGACGGGCTCCTCTCGGGCACCGTGAACAGCACCGCCAGCTTCACGATCCGCGCGCAGAAGGTCGCGGCCGAATCGCACTACGCCTCGATCGTGCGACTGGTCGAGGAGGCGGTCGGCTCCCGCGCCCCGATGGTGCGACTGGCCGACCGGTACGCCGTGCCGTTCACGGTGGTGTCGCTGCTCATCGCCGGCCTCGCCTGGTTCCTCAGCGGCGACCCGGTGCGCTTCGCCGAGGTGCTCGTGGTGGCGACGCCCTGCCCGCTGCTCATCGCCGCTCCGGTCGCCTTCATGGGAGGCATGAGCTCCGCCGCCCGGCTGAACGTCATCATCAAGGACGGCAGCGTCCTGGAGACCCTCGCCCAGGTCCGCTCCGCCGCCTTCGACAAGACGGGCACCCTCACGCAGGGCCGGGCCGACGTGGTGGAGGTCCGCCCCGGAGCCCGCACCGCCGAGGAGACGCTGCGGCTCGCCGCCGCTGCGGAGCAGTACTCCGTGCACGTCTTCGCCGAGGCGGTCATCGCGGCGGCCCGAGCCCGGCAGCTCGCCCTGCCCGAGGTGACGGAGGCGGAGGAGGTCGCCACCCACGGGGTGCGCGCCTCCCTGACCGGGGGCACCGTGGTGCGGGTCGGGAAACCCGCGTTCATCGAGGAGGTGGCCGGACCGATCGACCGCCCCGCCCTCCGCGCCGGGGAGACCGCCGTGTACGTGTCGGTCGATGACGAGCTGGCCGGCCTCCTCATCGTCTCCGACCCGATCCGTCCGCACGCCGCCGAGACCATCGCCCGCCTGCGGGCCGCCGGAGTGGCGGAGATCGCGATAGTCACCGGGGACGTCGCACCGACCGCCGAGTCCGTCGCGCAGCTGGTGGGTATCGGGACGGTCCACGCCGAGACCACCCCGCAGACCAAGGTCGAGATCATCCGCGCGATCCGGCCCCGGCCCGTGCTCATGGTCGGCGACGGGATCAACGATGCCCCCGTGCTGGCCGCCGCGGACGTCGGCATCGCCATGGCGGGCAGGGGCTCGACCGTCGCGAGCGAATCGGCCGCAGCCGTCATCACCTCGAACGACATCGCACGCGTGGCCGACGTCGCCCACGTCTCGCGCCGCACCGTGCACATCGCGCTGCAGTCGATCTGGATGGGCATCATCATCTCGGTGGGCCTGATGCTCGTCGCCGCTTTCGGCTTTCTGCCCGCCGTGGTCGGCGCCCTGCTGCAGGAGGTCGTCGACGTCGTCGCCATCGTCTCGGCGCTGCGCGCGCTCCAGGCCTTCAAAGGGGCGCAGCGGGATCGTCCCTGA
- a CDS encoding alcohol dehydrogenase catalytic domain-containing protein: protein MKAYLLTDADSETIALTNVPVPTPGPGELLVRLQAIGVGIHDSYFLPPGAAGALPIGIEGAGVVEEIGGEVPGYHPGTGSRSSTSCSPRVGPGPSSRWSMRTR from the coding sequence ATGAAGGCCTACCTCCTGACCGACGCAGATTCCGAGACCATCGCCCTCACCAACGTCCCCGTCCCCACGCCCGGCCCCGGAGAGCTGCTGGTGCGCCTCCAGGCGATCGGGGTCGGGATCCACGACTCCTACTTCCTCCCGCCGGGCGCCGCCGGCGCCCTCCCCATCGGGATCGAGGGCGCCGGAGTGGTCGAGGAGATCGGCGGCGAGGTGCCGGGATATCACCCGGGGACCGGATCGCGTTCGTCAACGTCATGCAGCCCAAGGGTGGGACCTGGGCCGAGTTCGCGGTGGTCGATGCGCACTCGCTGA
- a CDS encoding glycoside hydrolase family 31 protein, which yields MTCDPTSTDRSPEPASTLLIPLRDQERWWGGRVADALAMPYGAAEFARDLAGAEPVPGGAAEGSNQASPLLLSSRGRRVQADGPFRFRFSESALEVTGAGVRLETSGESLRSALQGALEAVGPLDSAATSADGPAHPPGDATSADGAAHPAGGAAHPADAAQPADTAMRRGGTIRIGGPLPDRALFTGPQYNSWIEQPFLPTQDGVLAYVRRLLDAGMPPGVVMIDDMWSADYGNWTFDAARFPDPAKLARTLHDWGCRLMLWMVPYISPDSPAFRRLEGAGLLLRGADGHTALRRWWNGVSAVLDLSEPRAVQWFHEQADALRALGVDGFKFDGADVGDFRDDDLTGGLRPVDMCRQWSRLAARYPLSEMRASWDMGGQPLAQRVQDTPPAWGDAGIGSLIPRMIAQSLMGYHYCCPDMVGGGEISAMQGQATIDQEFFVRYAQVAALAPMIQFSASPARVLDAEHLTAVRAALRLREHHLGRLLDLAEHAARTGEPILRPMAYHQPGLEDVVDQFMLGEDLVVAPVLERGARSRRVVLPAGTWAEADGRRHQGPTTIEVDAPLTALPVLTRVRERRPAAPHKGGAGPR from the coding sequence GTGACTTGCGACCCCACCAGTACTGACCGTTCGCCCGAGCCCGCCTCGACGCTGCTGATCCCTCTGCGGGATCAGGAGCGCTGGTGGGGCGGTCGGGTTGCCGACGCGCTCGCCATGCCTTACGGCGCCGCGGAGTTCGCTCGCGATCTCGCCGGTGCCGAGCCCGTCCCGGGCGGTGCCGCCGAGGGCAGCAACCAGGCTTCCCCGCTGCTGCTGTCCAGCAGGGGGCGCCGGGTGCAGGCCGATGGCCCCTTCCGCTTCCGGTTCAGCGAGAGTGCGCTCGAGGTCACCGGTGCGGGCGTGCGCCTGGAGACCAGCGGGGAGAGCCTGCGCTCGGCGCTGCAAGGCGCGCTGGAGGCCGTCGGCCCGCTCGACAGCGCCGCCACCTCGGCCGACGGCCCCGCCCACCCGCCCGGCGACGCCACCTCAGCCGACGGGGCTGCCCATCCGGCCGGTGGCGCTGCCCATCCGGCCGACGCCGCCCAACCGGCCGATACCGCCATGCGCCGTGGCGGCACCATCCGGATCGGCGGCCCGCTGCCGGACCGTGCGCTGTTCACCGGCCCGCAGTACAACTCGTGGATCGAGCAGCCCTTCCTGCCCACCCAGGACGGGGTGCTCGCCTATGTGCGGCGCCTGTTGGACGCCGGCATGCCGCCCGGGGTCGTGATGATCGACGACATGTGGTCGGCCGACTACGGCAACTGGACCTTCGACGCGGCCCGCTTCCCCGACCCCGCCAAGCTGGCGCGCACCCTGCACGACTGGGGATGCCGCCTGATGCTCTGGATGGTGCCCTACATCAGCCCCGATTCCCCCGCCTTCCGTCGGCTCGAGGGCGCGGGCCTGCTGCTGCGCGGGGCCGACGGCCACACTGCCCTGCGCCGCTGGTGGAACGGGGTCAGCGCCGTCCTGGACCTCTCGGAGCCGCGGGCCGTGCAGTGGTTCCACGAGCAGGCAGATGCGCTGCGGGCGCTCGGCGTGGACGGCTTCAAGTTCGACGGCGCCGACGTCGGCGACTTCCGGGACGACGACCTCACCGGCGGGCTGAGACCCGTGGACATGTGCCGCCAGTGGTCGCGCCTGGCGGCGCGCTACCCGCTCAGCGAGATGCGCGCCAGCTGGGACATGGGCGGGCAGCCGCTCGCGCAGCGGGTCCAGGACACCCCGCCCGCCTGGGGCGACGCCGGAATCGGCAGCCTGATCCCGCGGATGATCGCCCAGTCCCTGATGGGCTACCACTACTGCTGCCCGGACATGGTCGGCGGCGGCGAGATCAGCGCCATGCAGGGACAGGCCACCATCGACCAGGAGTTCTTCGTCCGCTACGCGCAGGTCGCGGCGCTGGCGCCGATGATCCAGTTCTCCGCCTCCCCGGCCCGGGTGCTGGACGCGGAGCACCTCACCGCGGTGCGGGCCGCCCTCCGGCTGCGCGAGCATCACCTGGGCCGCCTCCTGGACCTCGCCGAGCACGCCGCCCGCACCGGGGAGCCGATCCTGCGCCCCATGGCCTACCACCAGCCCGGCCTGGAGGACGTCGTCGACCAGTTCATGCTCGGCGAGGACCTCGTGGTCGCCCCGGTGCTCGAGCGGGGTGCGCGCTCGCGCCGCGTCGTCCTGCCCGCCGGCACCTGGGCCGAGGCTGATGGGCGCCGCCACCAGGGGCCGACGACGATCGAGGTCGACGCCCCGCTGACAGCGCTGCCCGTCCTCACCCGGGTCCGAGAGCGTCGGCCCGCAGCCCCGCACAAGGGCGGCGCCGGACCGCGCTGA
- a CDS encoding beta-galactosidase, producing MPQSHQSASTLSRQSFLRLGACTAGAAVAAPAALAAVPGDALGPTAPQGREATDGLLHGTSSFPGNDGRAHTVTWDEHSFVVDDQRLLIYSGEIHPWRVPAPAQWRDLLQIVKAAGFTAVSFYFFWGLHQSAPGGDFDFSGIRDLDLLLTMAAEEGLYVIARPGPYVNAEISMGGLPAYLTNRAAPLRSTDPENFADSCAWLSAVNEIIARHQVTDGGGSVLMYQVENELFAENPESSAFLRGLADHVRSTGITVPMFHNDYNLGGRFIDVEKHHTDFYAYDHYPLGFNAGGSRARIGESEQTYREISPDTPQFITESQGGAFTPWGASFDSHQAYEFTDPAFTRQWGVRNLAGGVTAFNYYMVFGGTNWGYTGSPSSGFTSYDYGAAITEDRELTEKLAVQKELGYLQQALPQIASMAPVAPQALREVDGGQIQAYQRASTGDEGSATDDGRPRLLAFRLADSNDETDTRFATALVLGDPEEAGGQAPTADDRDPAITYAGDWSQVEDSTASGSTLTRTETAGATASWTFTGTAVDVITATGTDHGRARVLVDGQEHGTFTSHVDTEQNKPSQVVSYQVQGLSAGEHTIVVEALGEPAEGAEGTVIALDGFDVPTGGEDGSVEIPEGVVGWARVPQDESTFLQLHGRDALTVVADTVIGGHGLLYSTSALFGPALPRRKGHLQYLIGHDGDPGEIVLRYAAEPEVTAPESVSTTWDEGTGQLRINLVHSDEPVQVEIAGRPLTSAGNDGTSRLVLRAISRTAATTTWFLGGRPVNQSTVTPGGTDAHVVVEGAELARTVAFSRADAELVLGSTDRAEVRLDVPDGVRRVIVNGKSRPVSDGIATHRLAAPAEPAVPDLAFRVAEGAPEAAADFDDSAWTVADSTEGSNSFQGPGRGGIVLDSNHYGFFEGSIWYRAVFTAGKSRELVLRGNGGTGQPAQGQEPAFLQAWADGSYLGAAPAVGKDQTFTLPEAVAVPGAETVLSVLVHNLGQNLDWSDNGLSKQNRGLFDAVLPATGEITWRVQGAAEIDARRTLFNTGGLHGERHGWHLPDHDDSAWEEASSLVADAPGVRWYRTSFELSTPDGVDVAWRLALRSPRFEDGRRDACQAVLYVNGWNTGIYIGDIGPQSEFTIPSGFLDHNGPNTLAVWVAAKEAGAGPEGIELVPVFARTGSIGAAPLV from the coding sequence ATGCCGCAGTCCCACCAGTCCGCCTCCACTCTGAGCCGTCAGAGCTTCCTGCGGTTGGGGGCCTGCACCGCCGGAGCGGCCGTCGCGGCTCCGGCCGCCCTCGCTGCGGTCCCCGGCGATGCGCTCGGGCCGACCGCTCCGCAGGGCCGGGAGGCGACGGACGGCCTGCTGCACGGCACCTCGTCCTTCCCCGGCAACGACGGCCGCGCGCACACCGTCACCTGGGACGAGCACTCCTTTGTCGTCGACGACCAGCGCCTGCTGATCTACTCCGGCGAGATCCACCCCTGGCGGGTGCCCGCACCGGCCCAGTGGCGCGACCTGCTGCAGATCGTGAAGGCCGCCGGCTTCACCGCGGTCTCCTTCTACTTCTTCTGGGGCCTGCACCAGAGCGCCCCGGGCGGCGATTTCGACTTCAGCGGGATCCGGGACCTCGACCTGCTGCTGACCATGGCGGCGGAGGAGGGGCTGTACGTCATCGCGCGGCCCGGGCCCTACGTCAACGCCGAGATCTCGATGGGCGGGCTGCCCGCGTACCTGACGAACCGGGCGGCACCGCTGCGCTCGACGGACCCGGAGAACTTCGCGGACTCCTGTGCGTGGCTGAGCGCCGTCAACGAGATCATCGCCCGCCACCAGGTGACCGACGGCGGTGGCAGCGTGCTGATGTACCAGGTCGAGAACGAGCTGTTCGCCGAGAACCCGGAGAGCTCCGCGTTCCTGCGCGGCCTGGCCGATCACGTGCGCTCCACCGGCATCACCGTGCCGATGTTCCACAACGACTACAACCTCGGCGGGCGCTTTATCGATGTCGAGAAGCACCACACCGACTTCTACGCCTACGACCACTACCCGCTGGGATTCAACGCCGGCGGTTCCCGGGCGCGGATCGGCGAGTCCGAGCAGACCTACCGCGAGATCAGCCCCGACACCCCGCAGTTCATCACCGAGTCCCAGGGCGGGGCGTTCACCCCCTGGGGCGCCTCCTTCGACTCCCACCAGGCCTATGAGTTCACCGACCCCGCCTTCACCCGCCAATGGGGGGTGCGGAACCTCGCGGGCGGCGTCACCGCCTTCAACTACTACATGGTCTTCGGCGGCACCAACTGGGGATACACCGGCTCCCCGTCCTCGGGATTCACCAGCTACGACTACGGCGCGGCGATCACGGAGGATCGCGAGCTGACCGAGAAGCTCGCCGTCCAGAAGGAGCTCGGCTACCTGCAGCAGGCCCTGCCGCAGATCGCGTCGATGGCGCCCGTCGCCCCGCAGGCCCTGCGCGAGGTCGACGGCGGCCAGATCCAGGCCTACCAGCGCGCGAGCACCGGCGACGAGGGCTCGGCGACGGACGACGGCCGGCCCCGGCTGCTCGCCTTCCGCCTGGCCGACTCCAACGACGAGACCGACACCCGCTTCGCGACCGCGCTGGTGCTCGGGGATCCCGAGGAGGCCGGTGGGCAGGCCCCGACGGCCGACGACCGCGACCCCGCGATCACGTATGCGGGGGACTGGTCACAGGTCGAGGACTCCACCGCGTCCGGGTCCACCCTGACCCGCACCGAGACGGCCGGCGCCACCGCCAGCTGGACCTTCACCGGCACCGCGGTCGACGTCATCACCGCCACCGGCACCGATCACGGCCGGGCCCGCGTCCTCGTGGACGGGCAGGAGCACGGCACCTTCACCAGCCACGTCGACACCGAGCAGAACAAGCCCTCCCAGGTCGTCAGCTACCAGGTCCAGGGCCTGAGCGCGGGGGAGCACACGATCGTCGTCGAGGCCCTCGGTGAGCCGGCCGAGGGAGCGGAGGGCACCGTCATCGCCCTCGACGGATTCGACGTCCCCACCGGCGGCGAGGACGGGAGCGTCGAGATCCCCGAGGGCGTGGTCGGCTGGGCCCGAGTGCCCCAGGACGAGTCCACCTTCCTGCAGCTGCACGGCCGGGATGCGCTGACCGTCGTCGCCGACACCGTGATCGGCGGCCATGGCCTGCTCTATTCGACCAGCGCCCTGTTCGGCCCGGCCCTGCCGCGGCGGAAGGGCCACCTGCAGTACCTGATCGGCCACGACGGGGACCCGGGCGAGATCGTGCTGCGCTACGCCGCCGAGCCCGAGGTCACCGCCCCCGAGTCCGTGAGCACCACCTGGGACGAGGGGACCGGGCAGCTGCGGATCAACCTCGTCCACAGCGACGAGCCCGTGCAGGTCGAGATCGCCGGCCGCCCCCTGACCTCGGCGGGCAACGATGGCACGAGCCGCCTGGTGCTGCGCGCGATCTCCCGCACCGCGGCCACCACCACCTGGTTCCTCGGCGGCCGCCCGGTGAACCAGAGCACCGTCACTCCCGGCGGCACCGATGCGCACGTCGTCGTCGAGGGCGCGGAGCTGGCTCGCACCGTCGCCTTCTCCCGGGCCGACGCCGAACTCGTCCTCGGCTCGACGGACCGGGCCGAGGTGCGTCTCGACGTGCCCGACGGGGTCCGTCGCGTCATCGTCAACGGGAAGAGCCGGCCGGTCTCCGACGGCATCGCCACGCACCGGCTGGCGGCGCCGGCCGAGCCGGCGGTCCCGGATCTGGCCTTCCGGGTCGCAGAGGGTGCGCCGGAGGCCGCGGCGGACTTCGACGACTCGGCGTGGACGGTCGCCGACTCCACGGAGGGGTCCAACAGCTTCCAGGGCCCCGGGCGCGGAGGCATCGTGCTCGACTCCAACCACTACGGCTTCTTCGAGGGCAGCATCTGGTACCGCGCCGTCTTCACCGCCGGGAAGAGCCGAGAGCTCGTGCTGCGCGGCAACGGGGGCACCGGCCAGCCGGCCCAGGGCCAGGAACCGGCGTTCCTGCAGGCCTGGGCCGACGGCTCCTACCTCGGCGCGGCGCCCGCCGTGGGGAAGGACCAGACCTTCACGCTGCCCGAGGCCGTCGCCGTCCCGGGCGCGGAGACGGTGCTCAGCGTGCTGGTGCACAACCTCGGCCAGAACCTCGACTGGAGCGACAACGGCCTCTCGAAGCAGAACCGCGGTCTGTTCGATGCGGTGCTGCCCGCCACCGGGGAGATCACCTGGCGGGTGCAGGGCGCCGCGGAGATCGACGCCCGGCGCACGCTCTTTAACACCGGCGGTCTGCACGGGGAGCGCCACGGCTGGCATCTGCCCGACCATGACGACTCCGCCTGGGAGGAGGCCTCGTCCCTGGTGGCGGACGCGCCCGGGGTGCGGTGGTACCGCACGAGCTTCGAGCTCTCCACGCCCGACGGCGTGGATGTCGCCTGGCGCCTCGCGCTGCGTTCTCCGCGCTTCGAGGACGGCCGCCGCGATGCCTGCCAAGCGGTGCTGTACGTCAACGGCTGGAACACCGGGATCTATATCGGGGACATCGGCCCCCAGAGCGAGTTCACGATCCCCTCCGGTTTCCTCGACCACAACGGGCCCAACACGCTCGCCGTCTGGGTCGCGGCGAAGGAGGCGGGGGCCGGGCCGGAGGGCATCGAGCTGGTCCCGGTCTTCGCCCGCACCGGATCGATCGGGGCGGCGCCGCTGGTGTGA
- a CDS encoding NADP-dependent oxidoreductase: MQPKGGTWAEFAVVDAHSLILPLPDGLDMEQAAALPVAGNTVLRALAPLGDLPAGATLFIAGGAGAIGTLAVQVARRRGWRVAASASAHNHEYLRSLGAEMTVDYHDDGWIEEIRGWAPHGVDAALAVHPGTSADALRVVADNGSVITISGDSEPSERGITLSMIDYAADVRGELLAMMEGVVSGAVHLEIEHVHPFAEAAEALDRVRTRHVRGKLVLRL; this comes from the coding sequence ATGCAGCCCAAGGGTGGGACCTGGGCCGAGTTCGCGGTGGTCGATGCGCACTCGCTGATCCTGCCGCTCCCCGACGGGCTCGACATGGAACAGGCGGCGGCGCTGCCGGTGGCCGGCAACACGGTGCTGCGCGCCCTCGCCCCGCTCGGCGACCTGCCCGCGGGCGCGACGCTCTTCATCGCCGGAGGCGCCGGAGCCATCGGCACGCTCGCGGTGCAGGTCGCGCGGCGCCGCGGATGGCGGGTCGCGGCCTCTGCGTCGGCCCACAACCACGAGTATCTGCGCTCGCTGGGCGCGGAGATGACAGTGGACTATCACGATGATGGGTGGATCGAGGAGATCCGTGGCTGGGCACCGCACGGCGTCGATGCGGCCCTGGCCGTGCACCCCGGCACCAGCGCAGACGCCCTGCGCGTCGTCGCCGACAACGGGAGCGTCATCACCATCTCGGGCGACTCCGAGCCCTCCGAGCGGGGCATCACGCTGTCGATGATCGACTACGCCGCCGACGTGCGCGGTGAGCTGCTGGCGATGATGGAGGGGGTGGTCTCGGGCGCGGTGCATCTGGAGATCGAGCACGTCCACCCGTTCGCGGAGGCCGCCGAGGCGCTCGACCGGGTGCGCACCCGGCACGTGCGCGGGAAGCTCGTGCTGCGCCTCTGA
- a CDS encoding ROK family transcriptional regulator, whose translation MGRQRSAKDQHRDAVLALLHRGHELTRGEIAEQLGLTRTTVSDLLVSLRGDGIVTVSHDRPSDGRGRPAEVLRIHPGAVRYIGIEFTHIAVTVCLANAAAEIVASGTTRYEHGTGWESRVQAGVALVHALTIDDVHLAQLAGIGIGLPGPNSASWQGFHRSDRIAEPFHLVRARIREVFGEEFAAPVLVDHHIRFAAQEVAAAEGRVDCSLVYLRLSTGSGGAVLGDGSAWRGRNLLAGEIGHMIVDHSESAQMCRCGRRGCLETVASHEAVLTRWRSLNPAAVPAADDACFEQLRAAVAAGEEPAISLVGELAETVGRVVGIASLVMDPDQIVIAGEVGALLAPVLPVLREAACRETLGGETLQIRIVTTDTEQGARGAITVLRAQDSLFDLRTPDRLSPVRSVDLAGGTRVR comes from the coding sequence ATGGGACGGCAACGAAGCGCCAAGGACCAGCACCGCGACGCGGTGCTGGCTCTTCTGCATCGCGGCCATGAGCTCACCCGCGGAGAGATCGCCGAGCAGCTCGGCCTGACCCGCACCACCGTCTCCGACCTGCTCGTCTCGCTGCGCGGCGACGGCATCGTCACCGTCAGCCATGACCGCCCGTCGGACGGCCGCGGACGCCCCGCCGAGGTGCTGCGGATCCACCCGGGCGCAGTGCGCTACATCGGTATCGAGTTCACCCACATCGCCGTGACCGTGTGCCTCGCCAACGCCGCGGCCGAGATCGTCGCCTCCGGCACCACCCGCTACGAGCACGGGACCGGCTGGGAGTCCCGGGTGCAGGCCGGGGTCGCTCTCGTGCATGCACTGACCATCGACGACGTGCACCTGGCACAGCTGGCGGGCATCGGCATCGGCCTGCCCGGCCCCAACTCCGCCAGCTGGCAGGGCTTCCACCGCAGCGATCGGATCGCCGAGCCGTTCCATCTCGTGCGGGCCCGGATCCGTGAGGTGTTCGGCGAGGAGTTCGCCGCCCCCGTGCTCGTGGACCACCACATCCGCTTCGCCGCGCAGGAAGTGGCGGCCGCCGAGGGCCGGGTCGACTGCAGCCTCGTCTACCTGCGGCTGTCCACCGGTTCCGGAGGCGCGGTGCTGGGGGACGGCAGCGCTTGGCGCGGCAGGAATCTGCTGGCCGGCGAGATCGGGCACATGATCGTGGATCACTCCGAGAGCGCGCAGATGTGCCGCTGCGGCCGTCGCGGGTGCCTGGAGACCGTCGCCTCCCACGAGGCGGTGCTGACCCGCTGGCGCTCCCTGAACCCGGCCGCCGTGCCCGCCGCTGACGACGCCTGCTTCGAGCAGCTCCGCGCCGCCGTCGCGGCCGGCGAGGAGCCGGCGATCTCGCTGGTGGGCGAGCTCGCCGAGACCGTCGGCCGAGTCGTGGGCATCGCCTCGCTGGTCATGGATCCGGACCAGATCGTCATCGCCGGCGAAGTCGGCGCACTGCTCGCCCCCGTCCTGCCCGTCCTGCGCGAGGCCGCCTGCCGAGAGACCCTCGGCGGCGAGACGCTGCAGATCCGCATCGTCACCACCGATACCGAACAGGGGGCTCGAGGAGCGATCACCGTATTGCGCGCCCAGGACTCCCTCTTCGATCTCCGCACCCCTGACCGGCTCAGTCCCGTCAGATCCGTCGACCTCGCTGGAGGAACCCGTGTCCGCTGA
- a CDS encoding ABC transporter permease produces the protein MSADPNSTVAEAPGSDPAAKTAAAPTTARRRRPPSILALNITTVFLGLAIWWAISLTGLQIPSPFAVVASAIDLAQRGILLEDVVASLRRVLIGFLLGSALAIPVGFLMGWYGWARGLLEPWVQFFRTIPPLAIIPLAIVLMGIGEQPKIFVIFLAAFLSCVISTFQGVVQVDRTLINAARVLGAKDGTIFVRVVIPASTPFILVGMRVGLGAAWATVVAAELIAAQEGLGYRMQHAQIYYDLPTIFVGIITIGIFGLLMDRTLLLIEAKLTSWQERR, from the coding sequence GTGTCCGCTGATCCGAACTCCACCGTGGCGGAGGCACCCGGGTCCGACCCGGCGGCCAAGACCGCCGCCGCACCGACCACTGCCAGACGTCGCCGGCCGCCCAGCATCCTCGCCCTGAACATCACCACGGTGTTCCTGGGCCTCGCGATCTGGTGGGCGATCTCCCTGACCGGGCTGCAGATCCCCAGCCCCTTCGCCGTGGTCGCCTCCGCGATCGACCTCGCCCAGCGCGGGATCCTGCTCGAGGACGTCGTCGCCTCCCTGCGCCGCGTGCTCATCGGCTTCCTGCTGGGCTCCGCCCTCGCCATCCCCGTCGGCTTCCTGATGGGCTGGTACGGCTGGGCGCGCGGACTGCTCGAGCCCTGGGTGCAGTTCTTCCGCACCATCCCGCCGCTGGCGATCATCCCGCTGGCCATCGTGCTGATGGGGATCGGCGAGCAGCCCAAGATCTTCGTGATCTTCCTGGCCGCGTTCCTCTCCTGCGTGATCTCGACCTTCCAGGGCGTGGTGCAGGTGGACCGCACCCTGATCAACGCCGCCCGCGTGCTGGGCGCCAAGGACGGCACCATCTTCGTCCGGGTGGTCATCCCCGCCTCCACCCCGTTCATCCTCGTGGGCATGCGGGTGGGGCTCGGTGCCGCCTGGGCCACCGTGGTCGCTGCCGAGCTGATCGCCGCCCAGGAGGGCCTGGGCTACCGGATGCAGCACGCGCAGATCTACTACGACCTGCCCACCATCTTCGTCGGCATCATCACGATCGGCATCTTCGGCCTGCTCATGGACCGCACCCTGCTGCTGATCGAAGCGAAGCTGACCTCCTGGCAGGAGCGCCGATGA